A single Candidatus Ozemobacteraceae bacterium DNA region contains:
- a CDS encoding tetratricopeptide repeat protein, with product MKLRLFRRNTVLPPRAAVGLLLLTLAGHGAAALEQPQFEDPTQRQATLREILTGQQSRPRADTYYLMALQAARKGEDQEALRAVENGLAIEPQSIKLRDLRAALWARTGRRNEAIAEFRRILAAVPDDTYAKESLRALLPRPVAPVITSRIKAPARQAPPVSPVSGPSDAKGSGKGGEAAAAPQARILDSEYFEQAKQKQRCEQVMTSIKHAQDIYAQDHKDAKGKYDPKVLVDAKLLTAIPTCPEGGTFEWAGDGPTCSKHGAFATVQAEVKTVFTDFNRAMQAKLGRNYPEALKGFEQVVIAYPRWAEAHFQLGDTLFRTGEDRQAIERLKTSLQLAPGNPDASLLLANLYFKIGHKEAALKLLDGVSKKLPGTVYGLAARSIAGSIRAGRNYYQIFPPD from the coding sequence ATGAAACTTCGACTCTTCCGGCGAAACACCGTGCTTCCGCCGCGGGCGGCGGTGGGTCTGCTGCTGCTGACACTTGCGGGCCACGGGGCGGCGGCGCTCGAGCAGCCCCAGTTCGAAGACCCGACTCAGCGGCAGGCAACGCTGCGCGAGATACTGACAGGCCAGCAGTCACGGCCGCGCGCCGACACCTATTACCTGATGGCCCTTCAGGCTGCACGGAAAGGCGAAGACCAGGAAGCGCTTCGGGCGGTCGAAAACGGTCTCGCCATCGAGCCGCAGAGCATCAAGCTCCGTGACCTGCGCGCGGCCCTCTGGGCCCGCACCGGCCGGCGGAACGAGGCGATCGCGGAGTTCAGACGAATTCTCGCCGCCGTGCCGGACGACACGTATGCGAAGGAGTCCCTTCGGGCCCTTCTGCCGCGCCCGGTCGCTCCTGTCATCACCAGTCGCATCAAGGCCCCGGCCCGCCAGGCTCCGCCGGTTTCCCCCGTATCTGGCCCGTCTGACGCAAAGGGCAGCGGGAAAGGCGGGGAAGCCGCGGCTGCTCCGCAGGCGAGGATTCTCGATTCGGAATACTTCGAACAGGCAAAGCAGAAGCAGCGCTGCGAGCAGGTGATGACCTCGATCAAGCATGCACAGGACATCTACGCCCAGGACCACAAAGATGCGAAAGGGAAATACGATCCGAAGGTTCTCGTCGATGCGAAGCTGCTGACGGCTATACCGACCTGCCCGGAAGGCGGGACTTTCGAATGGGCCGGCGACGGCCCGACGTGCAGCAAACACGGCGCGTTCGCGACTGTCCAGGCCGAGGTGAAGACGGTATTCACCGATTTCAACCGCGCCATGCAGGCCAAGCTCGGAAGAAACTACCCCGAGGCTCTCAAGGGATTCGAGCAGGTCGTCATCGCCTATCCGCGATGGGCCGAAGCGCATTTCCAGCTCGGCGACACGCTGTTCAGGACCGGCGAGGACAGACAGGCCATCGAGCGCCTGAAAACCAGCCTCCAGCTTGCTCCCGGAAATCCCGACGCATCGCTTCTGCTGGCAAACCTGTATTTCAAGATCGGCCACAAGGAAGCGGCACTCAAGCTTCTGGATGGTGTCTCGAAGAAACTCCCCGGAACGGTGTACGGGCTCGCCGCACGAAGCATAGCTGGATCTATACGTGCGGGACGAAACTATTATCAGATATTCCCGCCGGATTGA